One Tunturibacter gelidoferens genomic region harbors:
- a CDS encoding carboxypeptidase-like regulatory domain-containing protein, protein MRARIALFSFFTFLVCSFAHGQDISAKITGTVTDASGAVIAGATVTARESSRGTVYPTKTNAAGVYYLSPLPVGQYVLKVAAPGFSSSEHQAISLDIAQTARIDVALTVGQASQTVEVSGAPPLLQTDDSYLGTVLDARANVTLPLATRNYNQLTLLSPGAVSLNPGSFTGSQASFQVGRPYINGNREQTNNYILDGMDNNQIDNNDVAFSPSVDAIQEFNLISQNAPSSYGNYLGGIINVTLKSGTNQFHGDVFEFIRNDALNANTWKNGLTKGQPYIPGTNNPDGTGLKPILRWNEFGGSVGGPIIKDKLFFFVDYQGSRFDQPATSVPYTVFTAAERQGNFASICSAGFNASGICNNLTQQLYNPYSSPTPGGRTPFLYNKINIPFSSAASKILNSNLYPAPINDLTTGNQVNVTHSFTNSDQGDLKIDWIASQKDHVYARYSQQHITNPTTNSQLLTGDSDNEFPLYNGVIDYTHTFNPSLLNNARIGTSYFPVTEGYTNPTGQNLPSTFGIAGAAPNQTFLPLQMFSGASYGPMFGNNNLVSQFHDTVVQAEDTVTIIRGKHTVNVGFEFYNYRTNVLYVGNSGLAGEFIYNGSFTSNPSVVIPPSGPGGASSTPTGWAEADFLLGLPQNVGLGSGGGRSLRNSLYSGFVQDDWHALPNLTLNLGLRYEVVTPRAEAHNQATNYGLFTGEVQIAGLNGNSKALYNQYNGPTNFQPRVGFSWQPGGDKSMVVRGAYGISNFTESTGTGNLLIQNPPFAIPLNVTYAGGTQALPTTTLDEGFSSFPASGCTEAAALAQSPLCFSGSGIHAFNPNEIRPAVSQQYNLTVQRQIGNSSTFSIGYVGQKTDHLMTIALINQKVLEADGTIAPSPYLNPTLQGLIGQARLTASTGYSNYNALQASFQQRLNHGLELQGNYTFSKCLGNSSGFYAQYGDTNAQLTQAGNNHFFFQNTYNPAADYGRCDQNVANSFNGFVTYDLPFGRGRTFGSNINRAADLVAGGWQVNSILQFHTGFPITAQASDNSGTTSGFPRANCTGQPIETPKKKSTIPGSPGYVWFDSSSVSQPTSGFGDCQVGSFTGPGLQAIDFSVSKTFHILESQSLQFRAEAINALNHPILVAPNSSIGTTFGLVNNAQGERNLQFALKYMF, encoded by the coding sequence ATGAGAGCACGCATCGCATTATTTAGTTTCTTCACGTTTCTGGTTTGTTCCTTCGCGCACGGGCAGGACATCAGCGCTAAGATCACCGGAACCGTAACCGACGCCTCAGGCGCCGTTATTGCCGGCGCTACCGTCACCGCTCGTGAAAGCTCTCGTGGCACTGTCTATCCAACCAAAACCAACGCCGCCGGTGTCTACTACCTGTCTCCTCTGCCTGTTGGGCAGTACGTGCTCAAGGTGGCAGCTCCCGGCTTCTCCTCCTCAGAGCACCAGGCCATCTCTCTCGACATAGCCCAGACAGCTCGCATTGACGTCGCATTGACCGTCGGTCAGGCCTCGCAGACCGTCGAAGTCTCCGGTGCGCCGCCTCTGCTGCAGACCGATGACAGCTACCTTGGAACTGTTCTCGATGCGCGTGCCAACGTCACTCTGCCGCTCGCAACTCGCAACTACAACCAGCTCACCCTCCTTTCTCCCGGCGCCGTCAGCCTCAATCCTGGCTCCTTCACAGGCTCTCAGGCCAGCTTCCAGGTCGGCCGTCCCTACATCAACGGCAACCGCGAGCAGACCAACAACTACATCCTCGACGGCATGGACAACAACCAGATCGACAACAACGATGTAGCCTTTTCGCCCAGTGTCGACGCCATCCAGGAGTTCAATCTCATCTCGCAGAACGCGCCCTCGTCCTACGGCAACTACCTCGGCGGAATCATCAACGTCACCCTTAAGTCCGGAACCAACCAGTTCCACGGCGACGTCTTCGAGTTCATCCGCAACGACGCCCTCAACGCCAACACCTGGAAAAACGGCCTCACCAAAGGACAGCCGTATATTCCGGGCACCAACAACCCCGACGGAACTGGCCTGAAGCCGATCCTCCGCTGGAACGAGTTTGGCGGATCGGTGGGCGGTCCCATCATCAAAGACAAGCTCTTCTTCTTCGTGGATTACCAGGGCTCGCGTTTTGACCAGCCGGCGACCTCCGTGCCGTACACCGTATTCACCGCTGCAGAACGTCAGGGTAACTTCGCCAGCATCTGTTCCGCGGGCTTCAACGCATCAGGCATCTGCAACAACCTCACCCAGCAACTCTACAATCCGTATTCATCGCCAACGCCCGGCGGCCGTACCCCATTCCTCTACAACAAGATCAACATTCCGTTCAGCTCCGCCGCTTCGAAGATTCTCAACTCGAATCTCTATCCCGCACCCATCAACGATCTGACCACAGGCAACCAGGTCAACGTGACGCACTCCTTCACAAACAGCGATCAAGGCGATCTTAAAATCGACTGGATTGCTAGCCAGAAGGATCATGTCTACGCCCGCTACTCGCAGCAGCACATTACCAACCCAACCACCAACAGCCAGCTGCTCACCGGCGACTCCGACAACGAGTTCCCACTCTATAACGGTGTCATCGACTACACCCACACCTTCAACCCGTCCCTCCTCAACAATGCCCGTATCGGGACCAGCTACTTTCCAGTGACCGAAGGCTACACCAATCCCACCGGACAGAACCTTCCCTCCACCTTCGGCATCGCAGGAGCCGCACCGAATCAAACCTTCCTGCCCCTGCAGATGTTCTCAGGTGCCAGCTACGGCCCGATGTTCGGCAACAACAATCTCGTCTCGCAGTTCCATGACACCGTCGTTCAGGCGGAAGACACCGTCACCATCATTCGCGGCAAGCACACCGTCAACGTCGGATTCGAGTTCTACAACTACCGCACCAATGTTCTCTACGTTGGCAACTCAGGTCTGGCCGGTGAGTTCATCTACAACGGCTCGTTCACCAGCAATCCCTCAGTCGTCATCCCACCCTCTGGCCCAGGCGGAGCCTCCTCGACCCCAACCGGCTGGGCAGAAGCCGACTTTCTCCTCGGCCTGCCCCAAAACGTTGGACTCGGCTCGGGCGGTGGTCGCAGTCTGCGCAACAGTCTTTATTCCGGATTCGTTCAAGATGATTGGCACGCGCTCCCGAACCTGACCTTGAACCTCGGCCTCCGCTATGAAGTCGTTACCCCGCGCGCTGAAGCCCACAATCAGGCAACCAACTACGGCCTCTTCACCGGAGAAGTCCAGATTGCAGGACTGAACGGCAACTCCAAAGCCCTCTACAACCAATACAACGGCCCCACCAACTTCCAGCCGCGCGTAGGCTTCTCCTGGCAGCCAGGCGGAGATAAATCCATGGTCGTTCGCGGCGCCTACGGTATCTCGAACTTCACCGAGAGCACCGGCACCGGCAACCTCCTTATCCAGAACCCGCCCTTTGCCATCCCCCTCAACGTCACCTACGCGGGTGGCACCCAGGCCCTCCCCACCACTACCCTCGACGAAGGCTTCTCCAGCTTCCCAGCATCCGGATGCACCGAAGCCGCTGCCCTCGCGCAGTCGCCGCTCTGCTTCTCAGGCTCTGGCATCCACGCCTTCAATCCCAACGAAATCCGCCCCGCCGTCTCGCAGCAATACAACCTCACCGTCCAGCGTCAGATCGGCAACTCCTCCACCTTCTCCATCGGCTACGTTGGCCAGAAGACCGACCACCTCATGACCATCGCCCTCATCAACCAGAAGGTTCTTGAGGCCGACGGCACCATCGCACCCAGCCCCTACCTCAACCCCACCCTGCAGGGACTGATCGGCCAGGCGCGTCTCACCGCCTCCACCGGTTACTCCAACTACAACGCCCTCCAAGCCAGCTTCCAGCAGCGCCTCAACCACGGCCTCGAACTCCAAGGCAACTACACCTTCTCCAAGTGCCTCGGAAACTCTTCAGGCTTCTACGCGCAATACGGCGACACCAACGCGCAACTCACCCAGGCCGGCAACAACCACTTCTTCTTCCAGAACACCTACAATCCCGCAGCCGACTACGGTCGATGCGACCAGAACGTAGCCAACTCCTTCAACGGTTTCGTCACCTATGACCTTCCCTTCGGCCGCGGCCGCACCTTCGGCTCAAACATCAACCGCGCAGCAGATCTCGTCGCAGGCGGCTGGCAGGTAAACTCCATCCTCCAGTTCCACACCGGCTTCCCCATCACCGCACAGGCCTCCGACAACTCCGGCACGACCTCCGGCTTCCCCCGCGCCAATTGCACCGGCCAGCCGATCGAAACCCCGAAGAAGAAGTCCACCATCCCCGGCAGCCCCGGATACGTCTGGTTCGACTCCTCCTCCGTCTCTCAACCCACCAGCGGCTTCGGCGACTGTCAGGTCGGCAGCTTCACCGGCCCAGGCCTCCAGGCGATCGACTTCAGTGTCTCGAAAACCTTCCACATCCTCGAGAGTCAGAGCCTGCAATTCCGCGCCGAAGCCATCAACGCACTCAACCATCCCATCCTGGTCGCGCCGAATTCCAGCATCGGCACCACCTTTGGTCTGGTCAACAACGCCCAGGGCGAGCGAAACCTTCAATTCGCCTTGAAGTACATGTTCTAA
- a CDS encoding GntR family transcriptional regulator encodes MIKLAKIPNLTELTYRSIKQSVLNGTLGELSRLTEESLATQLGISKSPVREALNRLEAEGLVRIEARRGAYVRQFSAKEIRDLYELREVLEVHAIDAATITPKLLSDLSNSINRTKKFLKNGNKLEHIEEDMRFHGLITAATGNQELCHVLENVQQKALLCRSKSYELSATTAPVAHTKIYQALKKDSKREARLAMRDHIVFVRERLLATFKTPD; translated from the coding sequence ATGATTAAGCTGGCTAAAATCCCAAACCTTACAGAGCTCACCTACCGGAGCATTAAGCAGAGCGTGCTGAATGGGACTTTAGGCGAACTGTCCAGGCTCACCGAAGAGTCCCTTGCCACTCAACTCGGAATCAGCAAGTCCCCGGTCCGCGAAGCGCTCAATCGATTGGAAGCAGAGGGGCTTGTTCGCATTGAAGCCCGCCGCGGGGCCTACGTCCGCCAGTTCTCAGCAAAAGAGATCCGGGATCTTTACGAGCTCCGCGAGGTTCTCGAGGTCCATGCGATCGATGCAGCGACCATCACTCCGAAGTTGCTTAGCGATCTGTCAAACAGCATCAACCGCACCAAAAAGTTTCTCAAGAACGGCAACAAGCTCGAACATATCGAAGAAGACATGCGGTTTCACGGCCTGATCACCGCAGCCACCGGTAACCAGGAGCTCTGCCACGTCCTCGAAAACGTGCAACAAAAAGCTCTTCTCTGCCGTTCCAAATCATATGAACTCTCAGCCACCACCGCGCCCGTAGCTCATACGAAGATCTACCAGGCCCTGAAAAAAGACTCCAAACGCGAGGCGCGACTTGCCATGCGGGACCATATCGTCTTCGTTCGCGAGCGCTTGCTCGCTACCTTCAAGACGCCGGACTGA
- a CDS encoding Zn-dependent hydrolase — MPVDSLRVVSDLKELRALTADENGAQRVAWTSVWLDARSWFQSKLKGLPLEHHYDAAGNSWTTLSGDSDRALILGSHLDSVPNGGWLDGCLGVLAGLEVLRGLVEDFDGKPPITIRLVDWADEEGARFGRSLFGSSAFAGTHTIEADRSRTDRDGVRLEDALRSCQINVEQIGEATRERRNAAAYLELHIEQGPVLESMGIPLGAVLGTKGVERHAVAFHGQEAHSGSTPMSVRRDALAAAAKLALEIRPIARKHPDAVATMGSVKTFPGIVTAVVGRCETTLDMRDLDAEVLASMLAEARTASERFAKEEGCTVDWSRIWSIEPIPFDARLIEFCEEAILEIAGTFHRLPSGPLHDAAEVARAGIPTVMMFTQSVAGLSHNKAEDTKVEDLMLAVRAFDRLAGKTMKWLRDQERNGQAS, encoded by the coding sequence GTGCCCGTTGATTCACTACGAGTAGTCTCTGATCTTAAAGAACTTCGTGCCCTGACGGCTGACGAGAATGGCGCCCAGCGGGTGGCCTGGACTTCGGTTTGGCTCGATGCGCGTTCGTGGTTCCAGAGCAAGCTGAAGGGACTGCCATTGGAGCATCATTACGATGCCGCTGGAAACTCCTGGACTACGCTTAGCGGAGATTCGGATCGCGCTCTTATTCTTGGGAGTCACCTTGACTCGGTGCCTAACGGCGGATGGCTGGATGGATGTCTTGGGGTCCTGGCTGGCTTAGAGGTGTTGCGCGGCCTAGTGGAAGATTTTGACGGCAAGCCGCCGATCACGATTCGGCTGGTCGATTGGGCTGATGAAGAGGGCGCGCGTTTTGGGCGAAGTCTCTTCGGATCTTCCGCGTTTGCGGGGACCCATACGATTGAGGCTGATCGTAGTCGCACGGATCGCGATGGAGTTCGGCTGGAGGACGCTCTTCGGAGTTGTCAGATCAACGTGGAACAGATTGGAGAAGCGACAAGGGAACGGAGAAACGCCGCCGCTTATCTGGAGTTACATATCGAGCAGGGACCGGTGCTTGAGAGTATGGGGATCCCGCTGGGGGCGGTGCTCGGCACCAAGGGTGTTGAACGACACGCGGTTGCGTTCCACGGACAGGAGGCTCATTCTGGGTCTACTCCGATGAGTGTACGGCGGGATGCACTGGCTGCTGCGGCGAAACTGGCGCTTGAGATTCGCCCGATTGCACGAAAACACCCGGACGCCGTTGCGACGATGGGAAGCGTGAAGACTTTTCCCGGGATTGTGACGGCTGTGGTTGGGCGTTGCGAGACGACGCTTGATATGCGTGATCTCGACGCGGAGGTACTCGCTTCTATGCTGGCTGAGGCTCGCACTGCGAGTGAACGCTTTGCGAAGGAAGAAGGCTGCACAGTCGATTGGTCGAGGATCTGGAGTATTGAGCCGATACCGTTTGATGCGCGACTGATTGAGTTTTGCGAGGAGGCGATCCTTGAGATTGCTGGCACGTTCCACAGGCTGCCCTCCGGGCCGTTGCATGATGCTGCGGAGGTGGCGCGCGCCGGGATTCCGACTGTCATGATGTTTACTCAATCTGTTGCCGGGCTGAGCCACAACAAGGCGGAAGATACGAAGGTCGAAGATTTGATGCTGGCCGTGCGGGCCTTTGACCGGCTTGCCGGGAAGACTATGAAGTGGTTGAGGGATCAGGAGAGAAACGGCCAGGCGTCGTGA
- a CDS encoding penicillin acylase family protein — MICCRRCLNLVLSLTLLSSTLHAAEIGDSARWKREAANVSITRDDWGIAHIHGKTDADAVFGMEYAQAEDDFNRVETNYINALGRLAEAEGESRIYQDLRMKLFIDPVALKKQYAASPAWLRTLMDAFADGLNFYLYKHPEVKPRVIQHFEPWMALSFTEGSIGGDIERIDLAQLEAFYSHPAAIHASKPITSRDEVAYVHDSDPPEPTGSNGMAIAPSNTADHHALLLINPHTSFFFRSELQMASDGNLNAYGAVTWGQFFIYQGFNERAGWMHTSSGVDAVDEYLETVEKKGDHFTYKYGNQQRPVTAEQITVPYKTDHGMAEKKFIIYRTHHGPIIRQEPSRQEPSHEESSREGNARWISIRLMHEPIKALTQSYLRTKATDYKSFRQTLELKANSSNNTIFADADGDIAYFHGNFIPRRDTTFDFTKPVDGSNPATDWKGLLTIDELPQLLNPASGWLYNSNNWPWSGAGISSLRKQDFPPYVETGTETARGLHAIRVLQNKKDFTLDTLIAAAYDSYLPWFDKTIPALLKAWNEAPLSSLLRARLTEQIAALRTWDQRWAVDSMPTSLAVFWGEDIRRLTIADAKKAGIPVEEYIATQVPSGQLLQSLASASDRLTSDFGTWKTPWGDINRFQRITGDLVQPFNDAQPSIPVGFTSSLWGSLASFGARPYPGTKKWYGTVGNSFVAVVEFGDKVRAKAVTAGGESGDPASRHFNDQAKRYATGDLRDVYFYPSDLEGHIERQYNPGN; from the coding sequence TTGATCTGCTGCCGACGTTGTCTGAACCTCGTTCTCTCCCTTACGCTCTTATCCTCCACGCTCCACGCAGCCGAAATCGGCGATTCCGCGCGCTGGAAGCGAGAAGCAGCCAATGTCTCCATCACACGCGACGACTGGGGTATCGCGCACATCCACGGTAAAACGGACGCCGATGCCGTCTTCGGCATGGAGTACGCCCAGGCCGAAGACGACTTCAACCGCGTCGAGACGAACTACATCAACGCCCTCGGCCGTCTCGCCGAAGCTGAAGGCGAATCGCGCATCTACCAAGACCTTCGCATGAAGCTCTTCATCGACCCCGTGGCGTTGAAGAAACAATACGCAGCCAGCCCCGCATGGCTCCGCACCCTCATGGACGCCTTCGCCGACGGCCTCAACTTCTACCTCTATAAACATCCCGAAGTAAAACCGCGAGTCATTCAACACTTCGAGCCGTGGATGGCCCTATCTTTTACAGAAGGCAGCATCGGCGGCGACATCGAACGCATCGACCTCGCCCAGCTCGAGGCCTTCTACTCTCATCCCGCCGCAATCCACGCCTCCAAACCCATCACCTCTCGCGACGAAGTAGCCTACGTCCACGACAGCGATCCTCCCGAGCCCACCGGCTCCAACGGAATGGCCATCGCGCCCTCGAACACCGCCGATCATCACGCCCTCCTCCTTATCAACCCTCACACCTCCTTTTTCTTCCGCTCCGAACTTCAAATGGCCAGCGACGGAAACCTCAACGCCTACGGAGCCGTCACCTGGGGTCAGTTCTTCATCTACCAGGGCTTCAACGAGCGAGCCGGCTGGATGCACACCTCCAGCGGAGTCGACGCAGTAGACGAGTATCTCGAAACCGTCGAGAAGAAGGGCGACCACTTCACCTACAAGTACGGCAATCAGCAGCGCCCCGTCACCGCCGAGCAAATAACCGTCCCCTACAAAACCGACCACGGAATGGCCGAAAAGAAGTTCATCATCTACCGCACTCATCACGGCCCCATCATCCGCCAAGAACCCAGCCGCCAAGAACCCAGCCACGAAGAATCCAGCCGCGAAGGCAATGCCAGGTGGATCAGCATCCGTCTCATGCACGAGCCCATTAAAGCGCTCACCCAGTCCTACCTCCGCACCAAAGCCACCGACTACAAATCCTTCCGCCAGACCCTCGAACTCAAAGCCAACTCCTCCAACAACACCATCTTCGCCGACGCCGACGGCGACATCGCCTACTTTCACGGCAACTTCATCCCGCGCCGCGACACCACCTTCGACTTCACCAAGCCCGTCGACGGCAGCAATCCCGCCACAGACTGGAAAGGTCTGCTCACCATCGACGAACTCCCCCAACTCCTCAACCCAGCCAGCGGTTGGCTCTACAACAGCAACAACTGGCCCTGGTCCGGAGCCGGCATCAGCAGCCTTCGCAAGCAGGACTTTCCCCCCTACGTCGAAACCGGAACCGAAACCGCACGCGGCCTCCACGCCATCCGAGTCCTGCAGAATAAAAAAGACTTCACCCTCGACACCCTCATCGCTGCCGCCTACGACAGCTACCTTCCCTGGTTCGACAAAACCATCCCAGCTCTGCTCAAAGCCTGGAACGAAGCACCACTCTCCAGTCTCCTCCGCGCCCGGCTGACCGAACAGATCGCTGCCCTGCGCACATGGGACCAACGCTGGGCCGTCGACTCCATGCCCACCTCTCTCGCCGTCTTCTGGGGCGAAGACATTCGTCGCCTCACCATCGCCGACGCCAAAAAAGCAGGCATCCCCGTCGAAGAGTACATCGCCACTCAGGTCCCCAGCGGCCAACTGCTCCAGTCCCTCGCCAGCGCCTCCGACAGACTCACCTCCGACTTCGGAACCTGGAAGACTCCGTGGGGCGACATCAATCGGTTCCAGCGCATCACCGGCGATCTTGTCCAGCCCTTCAACGACGCCCAACCGAGCATCCCCGTCGGATTCACCTCCTCGCTCTGGGGTTCCCTCGCCTCCTTCGGAGCCCGGCCCTACCCAGGAACAAAAAAATGGTACGGAACCGTTGGCAACAGCTTCGTAGCCGTAGTCGAGTTCGGAGACAAGGTCCGCGCAAAGGCTGTCACCGCCGGCGGAGAGAGCGGCGACCCCGCCTCCCGTCACTTCAACGACCAGGCAAAGCGCTACGCCACTGGCGACCTCCGCGATGTTTACTTTTATCCTTCAGATCTAGAAGGACACATCGAGCGCCAGTACAATCCCGGAAATTAA